A genomic window from Phocoena sinus isolate mPhoSin1 chromosome 20, mPhoSin1.pri, whole genome shotgun sequence includes:
- the NLGN2 gene encoding neuroligin-2 isoform X3: protein MLPVWFTDNLEAAATYVQNQSEDCLYLNLYVPTEDGPLTKKRDEATLNPPDTDIRDSGKKPVMLFLHGGSYMEGTGNMFDGSVLAAYGNVIVATLNYRLGVLGFLSTGDQAAKGNYGLLDQIQALRWLSENIAHFGGDPERITIFGSGAGASCVNLLILSHHSEGLFQKAIAQSGTAISSWSVNYQPLKYTRLLAAKVGCDREDSAEAVECLRRKPSRELVDQDVQPARYHIAFGPVVDGDVVPDDPEILMQQGEFLNYDMLIGVNQGEGLKFVEDSAESEDGVSASAFDFTVSNFVDNLYGYPEGKDVLRETIKFMYTDWADRDNGEMRRKTLLALFTDHQWVAPAVATAKLHADYQSPVYFYTFYHHCQAEGRPEWADAAHGDELPYVFGVPMVGATDLFPCNFSKNDVMLSAVVMTYWTNFAKTGDPNQPVPQDTKFIHTKPNRFEEVVWSKFNSKEKQYLHIGLKPRVRDNYRANKVAFWLELVPHLHSLHTELFTTTTRLPPYATRWPPRPPPGAPGTRRPPPPATLPPEPEPEPGPRAYDRFPGDSRDYSTELSVTVAVGASLLFLNILAFAALYYKRDRRQELRCRRLSPPGGSGSGVPGGGSLLPAAGRELPPEEELVSLQLKRGGGVGADPAEALRPACPPDYTLALRRAPDDVPLLAPGALTLLPSGLGPPPPPPPPSLHPFGPFPPPPPTATSHNNTLPHPHSTTRV from the exons ATGCTACCCGTGTGGTTCACCGACAACCTGGAGGCGGCCGCCACCTATGTGCAGAACCAGAGCGAGGACTGCCTGTACCTCAACCTCTACGTGCCCACCGAGGACG GTCCGCTCACAAAAAAACGTGACGAGGCGACGCTCAATCCGCCAGACACAG atATCCGGGACTCCGGGAAGAAGCCGGTGATGCTGTTTCTGCATGGCGGCTCCTACATGGAGGGCACCGGGAACATGTTCGATGGCTCTGTCCTGGCCGCCTACGGCAACGTCATTGTAGCCACACTCAACTACCGGCTTGGGGTGCTTG GTTTTCTCAGCACTGGGGACCAGGCTGCAAAAGGCAACTATGGGCTCCTGGACCAGATCCAGGCCCTGCGCTGGCTCAGTGAGAACATTGCCCACTTTGGGGGCGACCCCGAGCGCATCACCATCTTCGGATCTGGAGCAGGGGCCTCCTGTGTCAACCTTCTGATCCTCTCCCACCATTCGGAAG GGCTGTTCCAGAAGGCCATCGCCCAGAGTGGCACTGCCATCTCTAGCTGGTCTGTCAACTACCAGCCGCTCAAGTACACGCGGCTGCTGGCGGCCAAGGTGGGCTGTGACCGGGAGGACAGCGCCGAGGCCGTGGAGTGTCTGCGCCGGAAGCCTTCTCGGGAGCTGGTGGACCAGGACGTGCAGCCCGCCCG CTACCATATCGCCTTTGGGCCCGTGGTGGACGGTGACGTAGTCCCCGATGACCCTGAGATCCTCATGCAGCAGGGAGAATTCCTCAACTACGACATGCTCATCGGTGTCAACCAGGGAGAGGGCCTCAAGTTCGTGGAGGACTCGGCGGAGAGCGAGGACGGCGTGTCCGCCAGCGCCTTCGACTTCACCGTCTCCAACTTTGTGGACAACCTGTATGGCTACCCGGAGGGCAAGGATGTGCTGCGGGAGACCATCAAGTTTATGTACACGGACTGGGCCGACAGGGACAATGGCGAGATGCGGCGCAAGACCCTGCTGGCGCTCTTTACCGACCACCAGTGGGTGGCACCAGCTGTGGCCACCGCCAAGTTGCACGCTGACTACCAGTCCCCTGTCTACTTTTACACCTTCTACCACCACTGCCAGGCTGAGGGCCGGCCCGAGTGGGCAGATGCAGCGCACGGGGACGAGCTACCCTACGTCTTTGGTGTGCCCATGGTGGGCGCCACCGACCTCTTCCCCTGCAACTTCTCCAAGAATGATGTCATGCTCAGCGCTGTGGTCATGACCTACTGGACCAACTTCGCCAAGACCGG CGACCCCAACCAGCCGGTGCCACAGGACACCAAGTTTATCCACACCAAGCCCAACCGCTTCGAGGAGGTGGTGTGGAGCAAGTTCAACAGCAAGGAGAAGCAGTACCTGCACATCGGCTTGAAGCCGCGCGTGCGCGACAACTACCGCGCCAACAAGGTGGCCTTCTGGCTGGAGCTTGTGCCGCACCTGCACAGCCTGCACACGGAGCTCTTCACGACCACCACGCGCCTCCCTCCCTACGCCACGCGCTGGCCGCCGCGCCCGCCCCCTGGTGCCCCTGGCACTCGCCGCCCGCCGCCTCCGGCCACCCTGCCGCCCGAGCCCGAGCCCGAGCCGGGCCCCCGGGCCTACGACCGCTTCCCCGGGGACTCCCGAGACTACTCCACGGAGCTCAGCGTCACCGTGGCCGTGGGcgcctccctcctcttcctcaacATCCTTGCCTTCGCCGCCCTCTACTACAAGCGGGACCGGCGGCAGGAGCTGCGGTGCAGGCGGCTCAGCCCCCCTGGCGGCTCGGGCTCCGGCGTGCCCGGCGGGGGCTCCCTGCTCCCTGCGGCCGGCCGTGAGCTGCCACCCGAGGAGGAGCTGGTGTCGCTGCAGCTGAAGCGGGGCGGGGGCGTCGGGGCGGACCCTGCGGAGGCCCTGCGCCCCGCCTGCCCACCCGACTACACCCTGGCCCTGCGCCGGGCGCCGGACGATGTGCCTCTCTTGGCCCCCGGGGCCCTGACCCTGCTGCCCAGCGGCCTggggccaccccctcccccgccgcccccctccctccatccctttggGCCcttccccccgcctccccccaccgcTACCAGCCACAACAACAcgctcccccatccccactccaccaCTCGGGTATAG
- the NLGN2 gene encoding neuroligin-2 isoform X1, with amino-acid sequence MWLLALCLVGLAGAQRGGGGPGGGAPGGPGLGLGSLGEERFPVVNTAYGRVRGVRRELNNEILGPVVQFLGVPYATPPLGARRFQPPEAPASWPGVRNATTLPPACPQNLHGALPAIMLPVWFTDNLEAAATYVQNQSEDCLYLNLYVPTEDGPLTKKRDEATLNPPDTDIRDSGKKPVMLFLHGGSYMEGTGNMFDGSVLAAYGNVIVATLNYRLGVLGFLSTGDQAAKGNYGLLDQIQALRWLSENIAHFGGDPERITIFGSGAGASCVNLLILSHHSEGLFQKAIAQSGTAISSWSVNYQPLKYTRLLAAKVGCDREDSAEAVECLRRKPSRELVDQDVQPARYHIAFGPVVDGDVVPDDPEILMQQGEFLNYDMLIGVNQGEGLKFVEDSAESEDGVSASAFDFTVSNFVDNLYGYPEGKDVLRETIKFMYTDWADRDNGEMRRKTLLALFTDHQWVAPAVATAKLHADYQSPVYFYTFYHHCQAEGRPEWADAAHGDELPYVFGVPMVGATDLFPCNFSKNDVMLSAVVMTYWTNFAKTGDPNQPVPQDTKFIHTKPNRFEEVVWSKFNSKEKQYLHIGLKPRVRDNYRANKVAFWLELVPHLHSLHTELFTTTTRLPPYATRWPPRPPPGAPGTRRPPPPATLPPEPEPEPGPRAYDRFPGDSRDYSTELSVTVAVGASLLFLNILAFAALYYKRDRRQELRCRRLSPPGGSGSGVPGGGSLLPAAGRELPPEEELVSLQLKRGGGVGADPAEALRPACPPDYTLALRRAPDDVPLLAPGALTLLPSGLGPPPPPPPPSLHPFGPFPPPPPTATSHNNTLPHPHSTTRV; translated from the exons ATGTGGCTCCTGGCGCTGTGTCTGGTGGGGCTGGCGGGGGCTCAGCGGGGGGGAGGGGGTCCCGGCGGCGGCGCCCCGGGCGGCCCGGGCCTGGGTCTCGGCAGCCTAGGGGAGGAGCGCTTCCCAGTGGTGAACACGGCCTACGGGCGAGTGCGCGGCGTGCGGCGCGAGCTCAACAACGAGATCCTGGGCCCGGTCGTGCAGTTCCTGGGCGTGCCCTACGCCACGCCCCCCCTGGGCGCCCGCCGCTTCCAGCCGCCTGAGGCCCCCGCTTCTTGGCCCGGCGTGCGCAACGCCACCACCCTGCCGCCCGCCTGCCCGCAGAACCTGCACGGGGCGCTGCCCGCCATCATGCTACCCGTGTGGTTCACCGACAACCTGGAGGCGGCCGCCACCTATGTGCAGAACCAGAGCGAGGACTGCCTGTACCTCAACCTCTACGTGCCCACCGAGGACG GTCCGCTCACAAAAAAACGTGACGAGGCGACGCTCAATCCGCCAGACACAG atATCCGGGACTCCGGGAAGAAGCCGGTGATGCTGTTTCTGCATGGCGGCTCCTACATGGAGGGCACCGGGAACATGTTCGATGGCTCTGTCCTGGCCGCCTACGGCAACGTCATTGTAGCCACACTCAACTACCGGCTTGGGGTGCTTG GTTTTCTCAGCACTGGGGACCAGGCTGCAAAAGGCAACTATGGGCTCCTGGACCAGATCCAGGCCCTGCGCTGGCTCAGTGAGAACATTGCCCACTTTGGGGGCGACCCCGAGCGCATCACCATCTTCGGATCTGGAGCAGGGGCCTCCTGTGTCAACCTTCTGATCCTCTCCCACCATTCGGAAG GGCTGTTCCAGAAGGCCATCGCCCAGAGTGGCACTGCCATCTCTAGCTGGTCTGTCAACTACCAGCCGCTCAAGTACACGCGGCTGCTGGCGGCCAAGGTGGGCTGTGACCGGGAGGACAGCGCCGAGGCCGTGGAGTGTCTGCGCCGGAAGCCTTCTCGGGAGCTGGTGGACCAGGACGTGCAGCCCGCCCG CTACCATATCGCCTTTGGGCCCGTGGTGGACGGTGACGTAGTCCCCGATGACCCTGAGATCCTCATGCAGCAGGGAGAATTCCTCAACTACGACATGCTCATCGGTGTCAACCAGGGAGAGGGCCTCAAGTTCGTGGAGGACTCGGCGGAGAGCGAGGACGGCGTGTCCGCCAGCGCCTTCGACTTCACCGTCTCCAACTTTGTGGACAACCTGTATGGCTACCCGGAGGGCAAGGATGTGCTGCGGGAGACCATCAAGTTTATGTACACGGACTGGGCCGACAGGGACAATGGCGAGATGCGGCGCAAGACCCTGCTGGCGCTCTTTACCGACCACCAGTGGGTGGCACCAGCTGTGGCCACCGCCAAGTTGCACGCTGACTACCAGTCCCCTGTCTACTTTTACACCTTCTACCACCACTGCCAGGCTGAGGGCCGGCCCGAGTGGGCAGATGCAGCGCACGGGGACGAGCTACCCTACGTCTTTGGTGTGCCCATGGTGGGCGCCACCGACCTCTTCCCCTGCAACTTCTCCAAGAATGATGTCATGCTCAGCGCTGTGGTCATGACCTACTGGACCAACTTCGCCAAGACCGG CGACCCCAACCAGCCGGTGCCACAGGACACCAAGTTTATCCACACCAAGCCCAACCGCTTCGAGGAGGTGGTGTGGAGCAAGTTCAACAGCAAGGAGAAGCAGTACCTGCACATCGGCTTGAAGCCGCGCGTGCGCGACAACTACCGCGCCAACAAGGTGGCCTTCTGGCTGGAGCTTGTGCCGCACCTGCACAGCCTGCACACGGAGCTCTTCACGACCACCACGCGCCTCCCTCCCTACGCCACGCGCTGGCCGCCGCGCCCGCCCCCTGGTGCCCCTGGCACTCGCCGCCCGCCGCCTCCGGCCACCCTGCCGCCCGAGCCCGAGCCCGAGCCGGGCCCCCGGGCCTACGACCGCTTCCCCGGGGACTCCCGAGACTACTCCACGGAGCTCAGCGTCACCGTGGCCGTGGGcgcctccctcctcttcctcaacATCCTTGCCTTCGCCGCCCTCTACTACAAGCGGGACCGGCGGCAGGAGCTGCGGTGCAGGCGGCTCAGCCCCCCTGGCGGCTCGGGCTCCGGCGTGCCCGGCGGGGGCTCCCTGCTCCCTGCGGCCGGCCGTGAGCTGCCACCCGAGGAGGAGCTGGTGTCGCTGCAGCTGAAGCGGGGCGGGGGCGTCGGGGCGGACCCTGCGGAGGCCCTGCGCCCCGCCTGCCCACCCGACTACACCCTGGCCCTGCGCCGGGCGCCGGACGATGTGCCTCTCTTGGCCCCCGGGGCCCTGACCCTGCTGCCCAGCGGCCTggggccaccccctcccccgccgcccccctccctccatccctttggGCCcttccccccgcctccccccaccgcTACCAGCCACAACAACAcgctcccccatccccactccaccaCTCGGGTATAG
- the NLGN2 gene encoding neuroligin-2 isoform X2, translating to MWLLALCLVGLAGAQRGGGGPGGGAPGGPGLGLGSLGEERFPVVNTAYGRVRGVRRELNNEILGPVVQFLGVPYATPPLGARRFQPPEAPASWPGVRNATTLPPACPQNLHGALPAIMLPVWFTDNLEAAATYVQNQSEDCLYLNLYVPTEDDIRDSGKKPVMLFLHGGSYMEGTGNMFDGSVLAAYGNVIVATLNYRLGVLGFLSTGDQAAKGNYGLLDQIQALRWLSENIAHFGGDPERITIFGSGAGASCVNLLILSHHSEGLFQKAIAQSGTAISSWSVNYQPLKYTRLLAAKVGCDREDSAEAVECLRRKPSRELVDQDVQPARYHIAFGPVVDGDVVPDDPEILMQQGEFLNYDMLIGVNQGEGLKFVEDSAESEDGVSASAFDFTVSNFVDNLYGYPEGKDVLRETIKFMYTDWADRDNGEMRRKTLLALFTDHQWVAPAVATAKLHADYQSPVYFYTFYHHCQAEGRPEWADAAHGDELPYVFGVPMVGATDLFPCNFSKNDVMLSAVVMTYWTNFAKTGDPNQPVPQDTKFIHTKPNRFEEVVWSKFNSKEKQYLHIGLKPRVRDNYRANKVAFWLELVPHLHSLHTELFTTTTRLPPYATRWPPRPPPGAPGTRRPPPPATLPPEPEPEPGPRAYDRFPGDSRDYSTELSVTVAVGASLLFLNILAFAALYYKRDRRQELRCRRLSPPGGSGSGVPGGGSLLPAAGRELPPEEELVSLQLKRGGGVGADPAEALRPACPPDYTLALRRAPDDVPLLAPGALTLLPSGLGPPPPPPPPSLHPFGPFPPPPPTATSHNNTLPHPHSTTRV from the exons ATGTGGCTCCTGGCGCTGTGTCTGGTGGGGCTGGCGGGGGCTCAGCGGGGGGGAGGGGGTCCCGGCGGCGGCGCCCCGGGCGGCCCGGGCCTGGGTCTCGGCAGCCTAGGGGAGGAGCGCTTCCCAGTGGTGAACACGGCCTACGGGCGAGTGCGCGGCGTGCGGCGCGAGCTCAACAACGAGATCCTGGGCCCGGTCGTGCAGTTCCTGGGCGTGCCCTACGCCACGCCCCCCCTGGGCGCCCGCCGCTTCCAGCCGCCTGAGGCCCCCGCTTCTTGGCCCGGCGTGCGCAACGCCACCACCCTGCCGCCCGCCTGCCCGCAGAACCTGCACGGGGCGCTGCCCGCCATCATGCTACCCGTGTGGTTCACCGACAACCTGGAGGCGGCCGCCACCTATGTGCAGAACCAGAGCGAGGACTGCCTGTACCTCAACCTCTACGTGCCCACCGAGGACG atATCCGGGACTCCGGGAAGAAGCCGGTGATGCTGTTTCTGCATGGCGGCTCCTACATGGAGGGCACCGGGAACATGTTCGATGGCTCTGTCCTGGCCGCCTACGGCAACGTCATTGTAGCCACACTCAACTACCGGCTTGGGGTGCTTG GTTTTCTCAGCACTGGGGACCAGGCTGCAAAAGGCAACTATGGGCTCCTGGACCAGATCCAGGCCCTGCGCTGGCTCAGTGAGAACATTGCCCACTTTGGGGGCGACCCCGAGCGCATCACCATCTTCGGATCTGGAGCAGGGGCCTCCTGTGTCAACCTTCTGATCCTCTCCCACCATTCGGAAG GGCTGTTCCAGAAGGCCATCGCCCAGAGTGGCACTGCCATCTCTAGCTGGTCTGTCAACTACCAGCCGCTCAAGTACACGCGGCTGCTGGCGGCCAAGGTGGGCTGTGACCGGGAGGACAGCGCCGAGGCCGTGGAGTGTCTGCGCCGGAAGCCTTCTCGGGAGCTGGTGGACCAGGACGTGCAGCCCGCCCG CTACCATATCGCCTTTGGGCCCGTGGTGGACGGTGACGTAGTCCCCGATGACCCTGAGATCCTCATGCAGCAGGGAGAATTCCTCAACTACGACATGCTCATCGGTGTCAACCAGGGAGAGGGCCTCAAGTTCGTGGAGGACTCGGCGGAGAGCGAGGACGGCGTGTCCGCCAGCGCCTTCGACTTCACCGTCTCCAACTTTGTGGACAACCTGTATGGCTACCCGGAGGGCAAGGATGTGCTGCGGGAGACCATCAAGTTTATGTACACGGACTGGGCCGACAGGGACAATGGCGAGATGCGGCGCAAGACCCTGCTGGCGCTCTTTACCGACCACCAGTGGGTGGCACCAGCTGTGGCCACCGCCAAGTTGCACGCTGACTACCAGTCCCCTGTCTACTTTTACACCTTCTACCACCACTGCCAGGCTGAGGGCCGGCCCGAGTGGGCAGATGCAGCGCACGGGGACGAGCTACCCTACGTCTTTGGTGTGCCCATGGTGGGCGCCACCGACCTCTTCCCCTGCAACTTCTCCAAGAATGATGTCATGCTCAGCGCTGTGGTCATGACCTACTGGACCAACTTCGCCAAGACCGG CGACCCCAACCAGCCGGTGCCACAGGACACCAAGTTTATCCACACCAAGCCCAACCGCTTCGAGGAGGTGGTGTGGAGCAAGTTCAACAGCAAGGAGAAGCAGTACCTGCACATCGGCTTGAAGCCGCGCGTGCGCGACAACTACCGCGCCAACAAGGTGGCCTTCTGGCTGGAGCTTGTGCCGCACCTGCACAGCCTGCACACGGAGCTCTTCACGACCACCACGCGCCTCCCTCCCTACGCCACGCGCTGGCCGCCGCGCCCGCCCCCTGGTGCCCCTGGCACTCGCCGCCCGCCGCCTCCGGCCACCCTGCCGCCCGAGCCCGAGCCCGAGCCGGGCCCCCGGGCCTACGACCGCTTCCCCGGGGACTCCCGAGACTACTCCACGGAGCTCAGCGTCACCGTGGCCGTGGGcgcctccctcctcttcctcaacATCCTTGCCTTCGCCGCCCTCTACTACAAGCGGGACCGGCGGCAGGAGCTGCGGTGCAGGCGGCTCAGCCCCCCTGGCGGCTCGGGCTCCGGCGTGCCCGGCGGGGGCTCCCTGCTCCCTGCGGCCGGCCGTGAGCTGCCACCCGAGGAGGAGCTGGTGTCGCTGCAGCTGAAGCGGGGCGGGGGCGTCGGGGCGGACCCTGCGGAGGCCCTGCGCCCCGCCTGCCCACCCGACTACACCCTGGCCCTGCGCCGGGCGCCGGACGATGTGCCTCTCTTGGCCCCCGGGGCCCTGACCCTGCTGCCCAGCGGCCTggggccaccccctcccccgccgcccccctccctccatccctttggGCCcttccccccgcctccccccaccgcTACCAGCCACAACAACAcgctcccccatccccactccaccaCTCGGGTATAG